In the genome of Pseudomonas sp. Teo4, the window CAACGGGAAAACTACATCAAGGAACGCAAGCAGAAGTACGCCACCGCGCGCACGCCGGGCGCCCGCCTCAAGGCATTCACCGGAACCCTTTTGTACACCGCAGCAGGCCTGGCAGCCCTGGCTTTCGTTGGCTACAAGGGCTACCTGCTGTTCTTCCGCGTACCGGCGGTACAGGCGCAGGTGGCCACCAACGCCCAGGTCATCAGCATGCCCGACAATGGCTATGTGAAGTATCTGCTGCCTGCCGGTGCCACCGAGGTGCAGGCTGGCCAGCCGTTGGCCAGTGTGTCCACGCAACTGGCCACCAGCTTCACCAGCCCGGCCGACATGAAGGCGGTGGCCGACCTCTCCCCCGGCGACCTGCAGACCTTGCTTGGCCGAGCCACCATCGAAACGGTGATCAACAGCCCGTGCGACTGCCAGGTCTACTACCCGACCCAACGTCTGGATGGCTACGGCTACAAGGACGCGCCGCTACTACACCTGCTGCCCAAGGACCAAGGCCTGTTCGTGCGTGCCAACGTGCCGTTCGACAAGCTCGCCGATGTCGACCGCGTGCGCTCGGTGGACATGCAGGTGTTCGGCCTCGACCAGCACTACAGCGGCAAGGTAGTCGATGCCCGCGTCGATGAACTCAACCACAACCTGGCCCTGACCATCCAGCCGGACAGCCCGCTGCCGGCCTCGGCCTACCAGAAGGCGGTGGCGGTCGACCTGTACCTGGGCCTGCCATTCGGCCGCGCCAACTGAGCCCGTCGAGGACAATGCCATGACCTTGATGACACCCACGCGCTTGCTGCTGGCCAGCCTGACCCTGGCCTGTGCGGGCAGCGCAACTGCCGGCCAGAGCCTGGAGCAGGTTCGCTATGCCCTGTTCAAGGACCCCAGTGCCGATGTGAGCGCCGACCTGCGCGAACTGGCCCGGCGCGGCGACCTGGCCAGCACGCTGCTGCTGGGTGATGTGCTGGCCAGCCGCGACGATGTCAGCCGCCAGGAGGTGGTTGCGCTGTACCACACCGCTTTCGCCGATGGCCAAGGCATGATCCCGGCACTGGCGTCTCTGGCCCGCCTGATCGACCGCACACCGAGCCTGCGCGAAGCACAGCGCCCTTGGCTCGAACAGGCGCTGACCCGTTACCCGAGCACGCTCGACCCGCGTAACGCCAGCACTACCCTGGAGGTGTTCCTCACCTACCCGGAGCTGGTCAGTGCCGATCAGGCCTCGGAGCTGCTGGGCCTGTACGAGCGCTCCTGCCTGCTCAACTGCCGCCCGCAGTTGTACCGCGCGGTGCTTGCCGAACGCCAGGGTGATCGCGCTGCAGCCGAGCGCTGGTACCGCGAGGCAGCACGTTTCGACGTGCGCGCCATCGACCGCTATTACGCCTTCCTCGGCGAACGGCAAGACCAACTGTTCCCGACCTTCGCCACCACGCTTGAACCGCAGCGCGCCCAGTTGCCGGTCGAGATCGTGCACCGTATCGCCTCACTGCTGGACAACATTGCCAGCGTGCAGCGCGCCGAGCAGGAAGCGGACCGCTTCGAGCAACAAAGCCGCGCGCCCGGCACCGTGCCCGCGCCCCCCACGCCGGAGCAGCAAGCCCGCGAAAAGGCCCAGGCCGACGCCCTGGCGGCCGCCACCGCGCAGGTTCAGCGCTGGCGTGACGATGCCGTGGCCCGTGGCTTTGTGCCGGCCATGGTGTCCAAGGCCAACTTCATGATCTCCAACCCCACCGAGCACAACGCCGAAGAAACCCAGGCGCTGATCGACCAGGTCCGCCAGCGCGAGCCGATGCGCGCCAAGGCGCTGCAGGCCTCGTTCTACATGGTCAACAACTGGCTGACCCTGGACCCGGACAAGGCCCGCGGCCTGATCGAAGAACTGCGCACCAGCCAGTACCCAGGTGCCGGCCTGCTGCTGGCCGAGTACTACAGCAAGGGCGTGGAAGACCAGCCCGATCAGGAAAAGGCCCTGGCGCTGTTCCAGGAAGAAGCGACCAAGGGCTCCACCGCCGCCTGGTACCGCATGGCCACGCTGCATGCCTATGGCCGCGCCATCTGCCATGACCCGGTCAAGGCCTACACCTACGCCCGGGTCGCATTGGACCTTGGCGAGCGCGGTGCGCGCAGCCTGGTCCGCCGCCTGGAAAAGACACTACCCAAGGATGACATCGAGCGTGCCCTGGCCGCACGCAACGATCTGTTGAAGGAGGCAACGCTGTGAAAGCACACCATTCCTTGTTCGGCGCCCTGCTGGCCCTGGCCCCTTTGCCAGTGGCCCTGGCCGCCGAAGAAATCACCGGCCCCGAAGCCGACAGCAATGAGCCGGTCCGTGTGGCCGCAGCCGATGGCAGCGAGCCGGTGATCACCTCGGAGTTTTTCAACAAGCTCACCGTGCAGACCGGCTACGGCCCTGAAGACTCGCAGGTCGGCAGCGACCGCGAAATGTTCTACAGCCTGCGCTACGAGCCATCGTTTGCCTGGTACTCGCCTGAAAAGCGCTGGGCCAAGTGGATGGTCTACGGCCGCCTGTGGCTCAACTACGACACCAGCCAGTCGAGCAACCTGACCAACGAGTCGACCAACAGCAGCGAGCGCGAGCAGCCCGAGGGCTGGTACGCCGAGCTGCGCGAGCTGTACGTCAAACGCAACCTGATCGGCGACGACCCGCGTTTTTCCGCCTCCCTTGGCCGCCAGCGCTTTTACGACGACTACGGCATCTGGTGGGACGACAGCCTCGAATCGCTGCGCTTCAACTACCAGGACACCTTCTCCGACGCGTTCATCGCCGTTGGCCAGAAGTTCCACAACTACAACACCGACGTGAACAGCCTGGCCGATAGCGAATCGCGCACCACCTACGTGATGGGCCAGTACGCCTACCGCTGGAGCCAGAACAACCAGGCCGGTGTGCGCCTGATGCACGAGAACGACCACAGCGGCCATGACGCGGACGACCGCTACGACTTCAAGGGCCTGCGCTACGGGCTGTTCTTCAAGGGCGACAACCTGGGCCTGCCGGTGCTCAGCGACTACCACCTGGAGCTGGCCGCACTGGACGGCAAGATGGACAACACCGATGGCAACGGGGTGACCACCACCGGCCACGACAGCAAGGGCTGGGCTGCCCTTGGCGAGCTGGGCAAGCGTTTCGACACGCTGCCCTGGACCCCGCGCCTTGCGCTGCGTGGCGGCCTCACCGACAAACCGAGCGACGAAAACGACGGCTTCCGCCTCAACGCCATCCAGTCCGACCGCATCACCCGCAGCGGCTCCTACAGCACACGCCTGACCAGCTCGTTCGTCGCCCTCGACCTGCGCAACCTCAGCTACTACGGCATCGCCGTGGAGACCCGGCCCACCCCACGCAGCGCCCTGGACCTGCGCGTGACCCAACTGAACCTGCGCGACGAGGACGGCACCCTGCCGATTCGCATGAACGGCGACCAGCGCGCCGAACGCAACCGGGCGATCACCCAGGGCAGCAATGGCAACGGTCGCAATGTCGGGCAGATGGTCGACCTCAATTACTACTGGAAGATGTTTCCGCTGGCACTCGACGGCAAGCACCTGGATGTCAACGCGCTGGTCAGCGCCAGTTACCTCAATGCCGGCAGCGCATTGGCAACCGGCGACGACTACCAGCTGAGCGTCGGCGTGGTCATCAGTTACTAAGGACGGGCAGCGCCATGATCTTCGCCTCCAACGTGTTCCTGTTTCTCTACCTGCCGCTGTTTTTGGCCGTGTACTTCCTGGCCAAGGCGCAGTGGCGCTCGACGGTGATCGTCGCCGCCAGCTACATCTTCTACGCCTGGTGGCGCCCGGACTTCCTGTTGTTGTTCGTGGGCATCACCTACTGGAACTACTGGTTCGGCCTGCGCATCAAGGCCCGCCTTGACGCTGGCGACAAACGTTGGGCGCTGCGCCTGCTGTGGATCGGGGTGGCGGGCAACCTGTCGACCCTGGGCTACTTCAAGTACGCCAACTTCGGTGCCGAAGTACTGGCCATGCTGTTGGCGCCGCTGGGCATCAACACCTGGACCCTGGAGAACATCTTCCTGCCCCTGGGCATTTCGTTCTACGTGTTCCACGCCTTGAGCTACATCGTCGACATCTACCGCAAGGACGCCACGCCGACACGCAACTTCATCGACTTCGCCGCCTTCGTCGCACTGTTCCCGCATCTGGTGGCCGGGCCGATTTTGCGCTACAGCCAGCTGGCGCCGCAGCTGCGCGAACGCACCCATTCGTTGGAGCTGTTCTCGCTGGGCGTGTGCCGCTTCATGCTCGGCTTCGTCATGAAGGTGCTGATCGCCGACCGCCTGGCGCCGATCAACGTGCTGTTCGTCAGCGAGGGCACCCTGCAGTTCAGCGACGCCTGGTTCGGCCTGGTGGTCTCGACCCTGCAGCTGTATTTCGACTTCGCCGGCTACAGCCACATGGCCTTGGGCCTGGCATTGATGATGGGCTTCCGCTTCCCGGAAAACTTCAACCAGCCTTATGTGTCGCAGAGCATCACCGAATTCTGGTCGCGCTGGCACATGACCTTGGCGCACTTCCTGCGCGACTACGTGTACATGCCGCTGGTGCGCAAGCGCGTGGCCGGTGCCCTGCCCGCGCTGGTCTGGACCATGCTGCTGTCGGGCCTGTGGCACGGCGCAAGCTTCGCCTTCATCTGCTGGGGGCTGTTCTTCGGCGTGGGCATGGTGCTGGAGCGCAAGTTCAACCTGGCGACCAAGGTCACCACCCCCTACCACCTGGGCCGCAACCTGCGCACCGGCTTGCTGATCGTGTTGAGCATGCCGCTGTTCTTCACCATGGACCTGCGCCACAGCATCGACATCTACCAGGCGCTGTTCGGCTTCAACGGTTTCGGCTCACTGGAGCTGTACGTGCTCGGCGCCTCGAAAATGGCCATGGCTTTCGCTCTGGTGGCCATCGCTTGGCTGGTGCTGGCCGGCATCAACAATGTGCGTTTCTACGCCGGCAACAAAGAGGGCTACTTCATGCGCCATGTCGGCGTGCTGCACAGCGTGCTGCTGTGGGGCGGCTTCCTGCTGGCGCTGAGCAGCCTGGCGGCCAACTCGTTCTCGCCCTTCTTGTATTTCCAGTTCTAGGAGACGGCCATGTACCCGGTGATGAATTCGGCCAGCAAGGCCAATGGCATTCTGTTTGCGCTGGTGTTGGGGGCGATGTTCGTCTATTCGTTGCCACCGGTGTTCAGCTTTGCCCGCACCCAGAGCGATGTGTGGAACCTGTTCGTCGACGGCAAGCTGCTGCGCAAGTTCGAGCAGGTGTACGACAAGCGTTTCTTCCTGCGTGACCCGTCGGTGGAGCTGTGGGCCGACGCCCAGTTCCACCTGTTCGGCGAAGGCACCAAGGGCGTGGTGCTGGGCAAGGATGGCTGGCTCTACACCAACCAGGAATACCGCGTGCCCAATGACCTGGACGCCAACCTGGCCAGCCAGGTCGAGCAGATCGCCCAGGTGCAGGCGAAGCTGGCCGAGCACGGCAAACAATTGGTGGTGCTGCCACTGCCGATGAAGCTGGACGTCTATGCCGCCCACGCCGCGCATGCCTTCGACCCCAGGGTGGCCAGCCTGTATGACCGCTTCGTGGGCGAACTGCAAAGCCGCCAGCTGGACGTGGTCCCGCTGCGCAGCGCGTTTCTCGCCAACCTCAACGGCCCGCAGTTG includes:
- a CDS encoding PilZ domain-containing protein; its protein translation is MSSSNIPVAPGKTAANIVHEAIDERQHVRTRMNARVRLSASGQAPFETALQDISLGGLGLRHEAPLKIGALYDASIRLRLNQVDLSIDSKIRIVSQRGSEVGAQFVELDAQKRDILRYLISAYMSGEIADINGLFNVMQRENYIKERKQKYATARTPGARLKAFTGTLLYTAAGLAALAFVGYKGYLLFFRVPAVQAQVATNAQVISMPDNGYVKYLLPAGATEVQAGQPLASVSTQLATSFTSPADMKAVADLSPGDLQTLLGRATIETVINSPCDCQVYYPTQRLDGYGYKDAPLLHLLPKDQGLFVRANVPFDKLADVDRVRSVDMQVFGLDQHYSGKVVDARVDELNHNLALTIQPDSPLPASAYQKAVAVDLYLGLPFGRAN
- a CDS encoding sel1 repeat family protein; translated protein: MTLMTPTRLLLASLTLACAGSATAGQSLEQVRYALFKDPSADVSADLRELARRGDLASTLLLGDVLASRDDVSRQEVVALYHTAFADGQGMIPALASLARLIDRTPSLREAQRPWLEQALTRYPSTLDPRNASTTLEVFLTYPELVSADQASELLGLYERSCLLNCRPQLYRAVLAERQGDRAAAERWYREAARFDVRAIDRYYAFLGERQDQLFPTFATTLEPQRAQLPVEIVHRIASLLDNIASVQRAEQEADRFEQQSRAPGTVPAPPTPEQQAREKAQADALAAATAQVQRWRDDAVARGFVPAMVSKANFMISNPTEHNAEETQALIDQVRQREPMRAKALQASFYMVNNWLTLDPDKARGLIEELRTSQYPGAGLLLAEYYSKGVEDQPDQEKALALFQEEATKGSTAAWYRMATLHAYGRAICHDPVKAYTYARVALDLGERGARSLVRRLEKTLPKDDIERALAARNDLLKEATL
- a CDS encoding alginate export family protein; translated protein: MKAHHSLFGALLALAPLPVALAAEEITGPEADSNEPVRVAAADGSEPVITSEFFNKLTVQTGYGPEDSQVGSDREMFYSLRYEPSFAWYSPEKRWAKWMVYGRLWLNYDTSQSSNLTNESTNSSEREQPEGWYAELRELYVKRNLIGDDPRFSASLGRQRFYDDYGIWWDDSLESLRFNYQDTFSDAFIAVGQKFHNYNTDVNSLADSESRTTYVMGQYAYRWSQNNQAGVRLMHENDHSGHDADDRYDFKGLRYGLFFKGDNLGLPVLSDYHLELAALDGKMDNTDGNGVTTTGHDSKGWAALGELGKRFDTLPWTPRLALRGGLTDKPSDENDGFRLNAIQSDRITRSGSYSTRLTSSFVALDLRNLSYYGIAVETRPTPRSALDLRVTQLNLRDEDGTLPIRMNGDQRAERNRAITQGSNGNGRNVGQMVDLNYYWKMFPLALDGKHLDVNALVSASYLNAGSALATGDDYQLSVGVVISY
- a CDS encoding MBOAT family O-acyltransferase, which encodes MIFASNVFLFLYLPLFLAVYFLAKAQWRSTVIVAASYIFYAWWRPDFLLLFVGITYWNYWFGLRIKARLDAGDKRWALRLLWIGVAGNLSTLGYFKYANFGAEVLAMLLAPLGINTWTLENIFLPLGISFYVFHALSYIVDIYRKDATPTRNFIDFAAFVALFPHLVAGPILRYSQLAPQLRERTHSLELFSLGVCRFMLGFVMKVLIADRLAPINVLFVSEGTLQFSDAWFGLVVSTLQLYFDFAGYSHMALGLALMMGFRFPENFNQPYVSQSITEFWSRWHMTLAHFLRDYVYMPLVRKRVAGALPALVWTMLLSGLWHGASFAFICWGLFFGVGMVLERKFNLATKVTTPYHLGRNLRTGLLIVLSMPLFFTMDLRHSIDIYQALFGFNGFGSLELYVLGASKMAMAFALVAIAWLVLAGINNVRFYAGNKEGYFMRHVGVLHSVLLWGGFLLALSSLAANSFSPFLYFQF
- a CDS encoding alginate O-acetyltransferase; its protein translation is MYPVMNSASKANGILFALVLGAMFVYSLPPVFSFARTQSDVWNLFVDGKLLRKFEQVYDKRFFLRDPSVELWADAQFHLFGEGTKGVVLGKDGWLYTNQEYRVPNDLDANLASQVEQIAQVQAKLAEHGKQLVVLPLPMKLDVYAAHAAHAFDPRVASLYDRFVGELQSRQLDVVPLRSAFLANLNGPQLFLKSDTHWSPEGARLSAYELARQRPQLLGDQVYQSHKAGEKSIKGDLMNYIQFDHARLAPQFGPNPIALYETLKAQQSSDDLFAEQDQSLLLVGTSYSKIDDWNFIGFLKEALNRDLLSIAVEARGPFEAMNQFLASDQLTSPQIETVVWEFPLRTVLAHRPGSLSRSAQPQHF